The Akkermansia muciniphila genome contains a region encoding:
- a CDS encoding ankyrin repeat domain-containing protein, with the protein MRQMTGSMLLVSAAAIAAAPLAEAEERTIQLTEAEKQEIKTGSESLLGLTLRFLHDSWPLEIMYPGEAQEEFHSILNCYRMLEQFRQTGNLLLQAPDRNTPLHLCIALGLNPLAIRMIEAGAPVNAQSIFMHDGMKEPGDTPLTWACLSGLYMNSTAEDRLPLVQALLKHGANPDQPGPWGVTPFMYSAALNDSDPGQEKIALALLDAGSPDLKRRLNAQARGVGFLSLSPAIYERLIKAGFDVNERFFESKQSPLHLVCTKEKPAERLIPLIELLIKAGADPNQPDVDGLTPLMACNSAEIAVCLMDNGANPALRNDDGQTAYDFHMKNGYPPIAEAIKNWQANRKKADGAR; encoded by the coding sequence ATGAGACAAATGACGGGGTCCATGCTGCTTGTATCAGCAGCAGCCATCGCAGCCGCCCCCCTGGCGGAAGCGGAGGAAAGGACCATCCAGCTCACGGAGGCTGAAAAACAGGAAATCAAAACGGGGAGTGAAAGCCTGCTGGGCCTCACCCTCCGTTTCCTGCATGACTCCTGGCCCCTGGAAATCATGTACCCCGGGGAGGCGCAGGAAGAATTCCACTCCATCCTCAACTGCTACCGGATGCTGGAGCAATTCCGGCAGACGGGCAACCTCCTGCTTCAGGCTCCGGACCGCAACACCCCGCTCCATCTCTGCATTGCCCTGGGATTGAACCCATTAGCCATCCGGATGATAGAAGCCGGGGCCCCCGTCAATGCGCAATCCATCTTCATGCATGACGGCATGAAGGAACCGGGGGACACTCCCCTCACCTGGGCATGCCTGTCAGGCCTTTACATGAACTCCACGGCGGAAGACAGGCTGCCGCTGGTGCAGGCCCTGCTCAAGCACGGAGCCAACCCGGACCAGCCGGGACCGTGGGGAGTCACCCCGTTCATGTACTCCGCCGCCCTCAATGACTCCGACCCCGGACAGGAAAAAATAGCCCTGGCCCTGCTGGACGCAGGTTCCCCTGACCTCAAGCGCAGGCTGAACGCCCAGGCGCGCGGCGTGGGCTTCCTCAGTCTTTCCCCGGCCATTTATGAACGCCTCATCAAGGCCGGATTTGACGTCAACGAACGTTTCTTTGAAAGCAAGCAGTCTCCCCTGCACCTGGTCTGCACCAAGGAAAAACCGGCGGAACGCCTCATTCCCCTCATTGAACTCCTCATTAAGGCGGGAGCGGACCCCAACCAGCCGGATGTGGACGGCCTGACGCCGCTGATGGCCTGCAATTCTGCGGAAATAGCCGTCTGCCTCATGGACAACGGCGCCAATCCCGCCCTCCGCAACGATGACGGGCAGACGGCCTATGACTTCCACATGAAAAACGGGTATCCCCCCATTGCGGAAGCCATTAAAAACTGGCAGGCCAACCGGAAAAAGGCGGACGGCGCACGCTGA
- a CDS encoding bifunctional 3,4-dihydroxy-2-butanone-4-phosphate synthase/GTP cyclohydrolase II, with the protein MDNQLQFCTVDEAVEEIRQGRMIIVTDDPGRENEADLIIAAEFATPEAINFMVTHARGLVCAPLSPERADALQLPLMTSVNRENMSTAFTVSVDAAHDITTGISAAERSLTIRTLADPRATVNDFVQPGHTFPLRAVPGGVLRRAGHTEATIDLVRMAGLQPAGVCCEIMKEDGTMARTGDLGGFQKKHGLKACTVAQLIEYRRAKEKQIRLVETVKMPTDYGEFTCHLYESHLDGALHLALVHGEISPDKPTLVRVHSECLTGDVFGSRRCDCGSQLHTAMRRIAQEGGVLLYLRQEGRGIGLAAKLHAYKLQEQGLDTVEANLKLGYPDDLRDYGIGAQILHDLGADQLRLLTNNPRKIVGLEGFGIKITEQVPLIIPPNEQNSKYLATKKCKLGHIL; encoded by the coding sequence ATGGACAATCAACTTCAATTCTGCACTGTTGACGAAGCCGTGGAAGAAATCCGGCAGGGACGGATGATCATCGTCACGGACGATCCCGGCCGTGAAAACGAAGCGGACCTCATCATTGCCGCCGAGTTCGCCACTCCGGAAGCCATCAACTTCATGGTCACCCACGCCAGGGGCCTTGTCTGCGCCCCGCTTTCCCCGGAACGCGCGGACGCTCTCCAGCTCCCGCTCATGACCTCCGTCAACCGGGAAAACATGTCCACGGCCTTCACCGTCTCCGTAGACGCGGCCCATGACATCACCACGGGCATCAGCGCTGCGGAACGCTCCCTGACCATCCGCACGCTGGCGGATCCCAGGGCCACCGTCAACGACTTCGTGCAGCCCGGCCACACCTTCCCGCTGCGCGCCGTTCCCGGCGGGGTGCTGCGCCGCGCCGGCCACACGGAAGCCACCATTGACCTTGTGCGCATGGCGGGCCTCCAGCCTGCCGGCGTGTGCTGTGAAATCATGAAGGAAGACGGCACCATGGCCCGGACGGGGGACCTGGGCGGCTTCCAGAAAAAACATGGCCTGAAAGCCTGCACCGTGGCCCAGCTCATTGAATACCGCCGGGCCAAGGAAAAGCAGATACGCCTGGTGGAAACCGTCAAAATGCCTACGGACTACGGAGAATTCACCTGCCATCTTTACGAATCCCATCTGGACGGAGCCCTTCACCTGGCCCTGGTGCACGGGGAAATCTCCCCGGACAAGCCCACGCTGGTGCGCGTGCACAGCGAATGCCTTACCGGGGACGTCTTCGGCTCCCGCCGCTGCGACTGCGGCAGCCAGCTCCATACCGCCATGCGCCGCATTGCGCAGGAAGGCGGCGTGCTGCTCTACCTCCGGCAGGAGGGCCGCGGCATTGGCCTGGCGGCAAAACTCCATGCCTACAAGCTCCAGGAACAGGGGCTGGACACCGTGGAGGCCAACCTCAAGCTCGGCTACCCGGACGACCTGCGCGACTACGGCATCGGCGCCCAGATCCTGCATGACCTGGGAGCGGACCAGCTCCGCCTGCTGACCAACAACCCCCGGAAAATTGTGGGTCTGGAAGGCTTCGGCATTAAAATAACGGAACAGGTCCCCCTCATCATCCCTCCCAACGAGCAAAACAGCAAATACCTGGCTACCAAGAAATGCAAGCTGGGCCATATCCTGTAA
- a CDS encoding MFS transporter, with translation MTDQENMKAAVPDAARRYMRYLLIMAGLGGLLYGVDVGVIAAALPYIEQTAGFNPSQLSQVVAAVLFGSVLSSLFAGYLADKMGRKALITVAAALFTVSIPVICLSQEVFGIMLLGRILQGASAGIVGVVVPLYLAECLSAESRGKGTGMFQFLLTVGLVFAAVVGLLAASYVGGVENSGASEETLTSAKIFAWQAIFWVCAVPGLFLFFGSFRLSESPRYLFRRGRKDEAMAVLVRSYGDVRAKEVFDEMVHIEEEEKQKAEELKKQSSSGESLLQRKYVYPFVLAVLVLAFTQATGINSVLNYSVKVFQQAGLEGTTANWADFTIKVVNCLMTIVAMVLVDRKGRKFLLKIGTAGIVVGLLGTGFLFNNVEKARKDVTTDVAALLAAQSPSVQEEFEQGKDVSSIRTLQLERTPDSPFVKDLLAKNDMGDKDINRMQLIITYDQPEANPAWYQFLMGSSTQLSVVEFVELTKDAKDIKKEEDKASLALIKAVPDSTNKMVVNGKDGYAMKPVSILKAELGEKPDTTMGWGVTAFFIIFIAFYATGPGVCVWLALSELMPARIRSNGMAIALLINQLVSTIIAGSFLPWVGSCGYSGVFFTLGGITVLYFITVTFFLPETKGRSLEEIEGYFTTGKMPEDLKMIGEGIEAEE, from the coding sequence ATGACAGACCAAGAAAACATGAAGGCCGCCGTTCCGGATGCGGCCAGGCGATACATGCGCTACCTCCTTATCATGGCCGGTTTGGGCGGCCTTCTTTATGGTGTGGACGTCGGCGTGATTGCTGCGGCGCTCCCCTACATTGAGCAGACGGCTGGCTTTAATCCCTCCCAGCTTTCCCAGGTGGTGGCGGCCGTGCTGTTCGGCAGCGTGCTTTCTTCCCTGTTTGCCGGGTACCTGGCCGACAAGATGGGACGCAAGGCGTTGATTACCGTAGCCGCCGCCCTGTTCACGGTGAGTATTCCCGTGATCTGCCTGTCCCAGGAGGTGTTCGGCATCATGCTGCTGGGCCGTATTCTCCAGGGCGCCAGCGCCGGTATTGTAGGCGTGGTGGTTCCCCTGTACCTGGCTGAGTGTTTAAGCGCGGAGTCCCGTGGCAAAGGAACGGGGATGTTCCAGTTCCTGCTGACGGTGGGCCTGGTGTTTGCCGCTGTAGTCGGCTTGCTTGCCGCCAGTTATGTGGGCGGCGTGGAAAATTCCGGCGCGAGCGAAGAAACGCTGACTTCCGCCAAGATTTTTGCGTGGCAGGCCATTTTCTGGGTTTGCGCCGTTCCCGGCCTTTTCCTGTTCTTCGGTTCCTTCCGTTTGAGCGAATCCCCCCGTTACCTGTTCCGCCGCGGCCGCAAGGATGAAGCCATGGCCGTGCTGGTGCGCAGTTACGGAGATGTGCGCGCCAAGGAGGTATTTGATGAGATGGTCCATATTGAAGAGGAAGAGAAGCAGAAGGCTGAGGAGCTCAAGAAGCAGAGTTCTTCCGGTGAATCCCTTCTTCAGCGCAAGTATGTTTATCCCTTTGTTCTGGCAGTCCTCGTCCTGGCCTTTACGCAGGCTACGGGTATCAACTCCGTGCTGAACTACTCCGTTAAGGTGTTCCAGCAGGCTGGCCTGGAAGGCACTACCGCCAACTGGGCGGACTTCACCATCAAGGTGGTAAACTGCCTGATGACCATCGTCGCCATGGTTCTGGTGGACCGCAAGGGCCGCAAGTTCCTGCTCAAGATCGGCACCGCCGGCATTGTGGTGGGCCTTCTCGGCACCGGTTTCCTGTTCAATAATGTGGAAAAAGCCCGCAAGGACGTGACCACGGACGTGGCCGCCCTGCTGGCCGCCCAGAGCCCCTCCGTCCAGGAGGAGTTTGAACAGGGCAAGGACGTGAGCTCCATCCGCACGCTTCAGCTGGAACGCACGCCTGATTCCCCCTTCGTCAAGGACCTGCTCGCCAAGAACGACATGGGCGACAAGGACATCAACAGAATGCAGCTCATCATCACCTATGACCAGCCGGAAGCCAATCCCGCCTGGTACCAGTTCCTGATGGGGTCCTCCACTCAGCTTTCCGTGGTGGAATTTGTCGAGCTGACCAAGGATGCCAAGGACATCAAGAAGGAAGAGGACAAGGCTTCCCTGGCCCTGATCAAGGCCGTGCCGGATTCCACCAACAAGATGGTGGTGAACGGCAAGGACGGCTATGCCATGAAGCCTGTTTCCATCCTGAAGGCGGAACTGGGTGAAAAGCCGGATACCACCATGGGCTGGGGCGTGACCGCGTTCTTCATTATCTTCATTGCGTTTTACGCTACCGGTCCCGGCGTGTGCGTCTGGCTGGCCCTGTCCGAACTGATGCCCGCCCGCATCCGTTCCAACGGCATGGCGATTGCGCTGCTGATCAACCAGCTTGTTTCCACGATCATTGCCGGCTCCTTCCTTCCGTGGGTGGGAAGCTGCGGCTACTCCGGCGTGTTCTTCACGCTGGGTGGCATTACGGTGCTGTACTTCATTACGGTGACCTTCTTCCTGCCTGAAACCAAGGGGCGCTCCCTGGAAGAGATTGAAGGCTACTTCACGACAGGCAAGATGCCGGAAGATCTCAAGATGATCGGCGAAGGCATTGAAGCGGAGGAATAA
- a CDS encoding bifunctional heptose 7-phosphate kinase/heptose 1-phosphate adenyltransferase, translating to MNRLHTLIDGFPRVRILCIGDVMLDKFLYGSVSRISPEAPVPIMKMDRETRMLGGAGNVVSNLCALGCGTTFVSVVGNDGHGRQVRRFLEETCCVPELVECEGYETTVKIRFVAGKHHLLRADQEQPLRMVPELAARFLERVDACLPEADLVLLSDYGKGLFDGETTPAVIARCRAAGKSVIVDPKGADYSRYRGATLVKPNMKEFQEATGVALNPSVPGWEQAAMEGAQRLFTEFGIENLLVTLSEHGMIFIPSSHPADFVCIPTEAREVFDVSGAGDTSLASLGAALAAGATVPEALVVSNVAAGIVVGKFGTASVTGPELKKALEEKARKAPSWHHRNNILTPEAAAELADRFRREKKVVGFTNGCFDLLHLGHLHSFMKAREACDVLFVGLNTDASIKRLKGEDRPINNEEMRSLLLASLDFIDYVVPFDEDTALPLIEKLRPDVIAKEGYPLERWPEGQYVKSYGGQALELPRLEGFSSTNIINRMKNSPE from the coding sequence ATGAACCGCCTGCACACATTGATTGACGGATTTCCCCGGGTGCGGATTCTCTGCATCGGGGACGTAATGCTGGACAAATTCCTGTACGGCAGCGTCAGCCGGATTTCCCCGGAGGCTCCGGTTCCCATCATGAAGATGGACCGGGAGACGCGCATGCTGGGCGGTGCGGGCAACGTGGTGAGCAACCTGTGCGCGCTGGGGTGCGGCACCACCTTTGTCAGCGTGGTGGGCAATGACGGCCACGGACGGCAGGTGCGGCGTTTTCTGGAAGAGACGTGCTGCGTTCCGGAGCTGGTGGAGTGCGAGGGGTATGAGACGACCGTGAAGATCCGTTTTGTGGCGGGCAAGCATCATTTGCTGCGGGCGGACCAGGAACAGCCGCTGCGGATGGTTCCTGAGCTTGCCGCCCGTTTTCTGGAACGGGTGGACGCCTGCCTGCCGGAGGCGGACCTTGTCCTTTTGTCCGATTACGGGAAGGGCCTGTTTGACGGGGAAACCACCCCCGCCGTGATTGCCCGGTGCCGGGCGGCGGGCAAGTCCGTGATCGTGGACCCGAAGGGGGCGGATTATTCCCGCTACAGGGGGGCCACGCTGGTGAAGCCGAATATGAAGGAGTTCCAGGAGGCGACGGGCGTGGCGCTGAATCCCTCCGTGCCGGGCTGGGAACAGGCGGCCATGGAAGGGGCGCAGCGGCTGTTCACGGAGTTCGGCATTGAGAACCTGCTCGTCACCCTGAGCGAGCACGGCATGATTTTCATTCCTTCCTCCCATCCCGCCGATTTTGTCTGCATTCCCACGGAGGCCCGCGAGGTGTTTGACGTGTCCGGAGCGGGGGATACCTCCCTGGCCAGCCTGGGCGCGGCGCTGGCCGCCGGGGCCACCGTGCCGGAGGCTCTGGTGGTGTCCAACGTGGCCGCCGGAATCGTGGTGGGCAAGTTCGGCACGGCCAGCGTGACCGGACCGGAACTGAAAAAGGCCCTGGAGGAGAAAGCCCGGAAGGCTCCCTCCTGGCACCACCGGAACAATATCCTGACGCCGGAGGCGGCAGCGGAGCTGGCGGACCGCTTCCGCCGGGAAAAGAAGGTGGTGGGTTTTACGAACGGCTGTTTTGACCTGCTGCATCTGGGGCACCTGCATTCCTTCATGAAGGCGCGGGAAGCGTGCGACGTGCTTTTTGTGGGGCTGAATACGGATGCTTCCATCAAGCGGCTGAAGGGGGAGGACAGGCCCATCAATAACGAGGAGATGCGTTCCCTGCTGCTGGCTTCCCTGGATTTCATTGATTACGTGGTGCCGTTTGACGAGGATACGGCCCTGCCGCTGATTGAAAAGCTGCGCCCGGACGTGATTGCCAAGGAGGGCTACCCGCTGGAACGCTGGCCGGAAGGGCAGTACGTGAAGTCTTACGGGGGGCAGGCGCTTGAATTGCCGCGCCTGGAGGGATTTTCCTCCACCAATATCATCAACCGCATGAAGAACAGTCCGGAATGA
- a CDS encoding glutamine--tRNA ligase/YqeY domain fusion protein, which yields MSLQPAERRDFIRDMISDDLASGKHQAPVTRFPPEPNGYLHIGHAKSICLNFGIAQEFPGARCHLRFDDTNPSKEDQEYVDSIQEDIRWLGFDWGKNLFFASNMFGFFHECAVALINKGLAYVDEQTVEEIRAQRGNVNVPGVESPYRNRSVEENLERFQAMKNGEIPEGKAILRAKIDMASSNMNMRDPVLYRIMFAEHHNTGNTWCIYPMYDFAHPLEDAYEHITHSLCTLEFENHRPLYDWVIENCPVPARPRQTEFARLNLTYTVMSKRKLLQLVQEGHVTGWDDPRMPTVSGMRRRGYTPAAIRNFCQTIGITKFNGFTDVALLEYSVREDLNANAPRRMAVLNPLKVTITTLPEDAEEMAEVLNNPEKPEEGSRQIPLTREVWIERDDFMLDPPKKYFRLAPGRTVRLRGGYCITCTDYRQDADGNITEILCEHIPGTIGSNPPEGIQCRAAIHWVSTRDAVNGEIRIYDRLFTEENPDAAEEGFLSVMNPGSLTVITNAKLEPSLGAAEPEFRCQFERLGYFVADRRDHVPGQRPVFNRTVALKDSWAKKQK from the coding sequence ATGTCATTGCAGCCTGCCGAACGCCGAGATTTCATCCGCGATATGATTTCTGATGACCTTGCCTCCGGCAAGCATCAGGCACCGGTAACCCGCTTCCCCCCGGAACCCAATGGTTACCTCCATATCGGACATGCCAAATCCATCTGCCTCAACTTCGGCATCGCCCAGGAATTCCCGGGCGCGCGCTGCCACCTGCGCTTTGACGACACCAACCCCAGCAAGGAAGACCAGGAATATGTGGACAGCATCCAGGAAGACATCCGCTGGCTGGGCTTTGACTGGGGGAAGAACCTCTTCTTTGCCAGCAACATGTTCGGCTTCTTCCATGAATGCGCCGTGGCCCTCATCAACAAGGGACTGGCCTACGTGGATGAACAGACGGTAGAGGAAATACGCGCCCAGCGCGGCAACGTGAACGTGCCCGGCGTGGAATCCCCCTACCGCAACCGTTCCGTAGAGGAAAACCTGGAACGCTTCCAGGCCATGAAAAACGGGGAAATTCCGGAAGGAAAGGCCATTCTGCGCGCTAAAATAGACATGGCCTCCAGCAACATGAACATGCGTGACCCCGTGCTGTACCGCATCATGTTTGCGGAACACCACAACACGGGCAACACCTGGTGCATCTACCCCATGTACGACTTTGCGCACCCGCTGGAAGACGCCTACGAGCACATCACGCACTCCCTCTGCACGCTGGAATTTGAAAACCACCGCCCCCTGTACGACTGGGTGATTGAAAACTGCCCCGTGCCGGCGCGCCCGCGCCAGACGGAATTCGCCCGGCTCAATCTCACCTACACCGTGATGAGCAAGCGCAAGCTGCTCCAGCTGGTGCAGGAAGGCCACGTCACCGGCTGGGACGATCCCCGGATGCCCACCGTCTCCGGCATGCGCCGCCGGGGCTACACGCCCGCCGCCATCCGGAACTTCTGCCAGACCATAGGCATCACCAAATTCAACGGCTTCACGGATGTGGCCCTGCTGGAATACAGCGTCAGGGAAGACCTGAACGCCAACGCGCCGCGCCGCATGGCCGTCCTCAACCCCCTCAAGGTCACTATCACCACCCTGCCGGAAGACGCGGAGGAAATGGCGGAAGTGCTGAACAACCCGGAAAAACCGGAAGAAGGCAGCCGCCAGATTCCCCTCACCCGGGAAGTCTGGATTGAACGGGACGACTTCATGCTGGACCCTCCCAAGAAATACTTCCGCCTGGCCCCGGGCCGCACGGTGCGCCTCCGCGGCGGCTACTGCATTACCTGCACGGACTACAGGCAGGATGCGGACGGCAACATCACGGAAATCCTCTGCGAGCACATCCCCGGCACCATCGGCTCCAACCCTCCGGAAGGAATCCAGTGCCGGGCGGCCATTCACTGGGTAAGCACCAGGGACGCCGTGAACGGTGAAATCCGCATCTATGACCGCCTCTTCACGGAGGAAAACCCGGATGCGGCGGAAGAAGGCTTCCTCTCCGTGATGAATCCCGGCTCCCTGACCGTCATCACAAATGCCAAGCTGGAACCCTCCCTGGGCGCTGCGGAGCCGGAATTCCGCTGCCAGTTTGAACGCCTCGGCTACTTTGTGGCGGACCGCAGGGACCACGTGCCCGGCCAGCGCCCCGTCTTCAACCGCACGGTGGCCCTCAAGGACTCCTGGGCCAAAAAGCAAAAATAA
- the hemL gene encoding glutamate-1-semialdehyde 2,1-aminomutase, translated as MNQSAQLFSRARAVIPGGVNSPVRAFRNVDGDPFFVQSAKGAYITDADGRQLIDYIGTWGPAILGHAPQPVMDAVHAAVDRGLGYGIPAPAEVDMAEMITEMVPSVEKVRMVNSGTEATMSAIRLARGYTGRRKIIKFIGCYHGHVDSLLVAAGSGALTFGEPDSAGVPREMTQLTITVPYNDREAVKKAFELHGNDIAAVILEPFPANAGLYFPQNGFLHFLREITLRYDSLLIFDEVMTGFRVAPGGVQQLYGITPDLTCMGKVIGGGLPVGAFGGRAEIMDCLSPLGPVYQAGTLSGNPVAMAAGLAQLRELLNGNAYDRLEQLGARLEEGIREALRRHGKNYTFHRAGSMFCLFFTEEEVYDLDTAQKASKELFKPFFWNMLEQGVYFAPSPYETGFISTAHTEEDIDRTVEAVRASLSKLG; from the coding sequence ATGAATCAGTCCGCCCAGCTTTTCTCCCGCGCGCGCGCCGTCATCCCCGGCGGCGTCAACTCCCCCGTCCGAGCCTTCCGCAATGTGGACGGCGACCCCTTCTTTGTCCAGTCCGCCAAAGGCGCGTACATCACGGACGCGGACGGACGCCAGCTCATTGACTACATCGGCACGTGGGGCCCGGCCATCCTGGGCCACGCCCCGCAGCCCGTCATGGACGCCGTCCATGCCGCCGTGGACAGGGGGCTGGGCTACGGCATTCCCGCTCCGGCGGAAGTGGATATGGCAGAAATGATCACGGAAATGGTGCCCTCCGTGGAAAAAGTGCGCATGGTAAACTCCGGCACGGAAGCCACCATGTCCGCCATCAGGCTGGCGCGCGGCTACACCGGACGCCGCAAAATCATCAAATTCATCGGGTGCTACCACGGCCATGTGGACTCCCTGCTGGTGGCGGCAGGCTCCGGCGCGCTCACCTTCGGGGAGCCGGACAGCGCAGGCGTTCCCAGGGAGATGACCCAGCTCACCATCACCGTTCCCTACAATGACCGGGAAGCAGTGAAGAAAGCCTTCGAGCTCCATGGGAACGACATCGCCGCCGTCATCCTGGAGCCCTTCCCGGCCAACGCCGGGCTTTACTTCCCGCAGAACGGCTTCCTCCACTTCCTGCGGGAAATCACGCTCCGCTACGACTCCCTGCTCATCTTTGACGAAGTCATGACGGGCTTCCGCGTCGCGCCCGGCGGCGTACAGCAGCTTTACGGCATCACGCCGGACCTCACCTGCATGGGGAAGGTCATCGGCGGCGGCCTCCCTGTGGGAGCCTTCGGCGGCAGGGCGGAAATCATGGACTGCCTCTCCCCGCTCGGCCCGGTGTACCAGGCGGGCACCCTCTCCGGCAACCCGGTCGCCATGGCGGCGGGCCTGGCCCAGCTCCGGGAACTCTTGAACGGGAACGCGTATGACCGCCTGGAACAGCTCGGCGCGCGCCTGGAGGAAGGCATCAGGGAAGCTCTCCGGAGACACGGAAAAAACTACACCTTCCACCGCGCGGGCTCCATGTTCTGCCTCTTCTTCACGGAAGAAGAGGTCTATGACCTGGACACCGCGCAAAAGGCCTCCAAGGAACTCTTCAAGCCCTTCTTCTGGAACATGCTGGAACAAGGCGTCTACTTCGCCCCCTCCCCATATGAAACGGGCTTCATCTCCACGGCCCATACGGAGGAAGACATTGACCGTACGGTGGAAGCCGTCCGCGCCAGCCTCTCCAAACTGGGATAA
- the rpsU gene encoding 30S ribosomal protein S21 — MREVTVRKGEPIDRALKRLKTKLDVEGILDEMRRRRAFETPMDERRRKARSASKRNKVKWRYSNRSEEAAPETTETPVSAPEA, encoded by the coding sequence ATGCGTGAAGTTACCGTAAGAAAAGGTGAACCTATCGACCGCGCTCTCAAGCGCCTTAAAACCAAGCTGGATGTTGAAGGCATTCTGGATGAAATGCGCCGCCGCCGCGCCTTTGAAACCCCGATGGACGAACGCCGCCGCAAGGCCCGTTCCGCCAGCAAGCGCAACAAAGTAAAGTGGCGTTACAGCAACAGGAGCGAAGAAGCCGCTCCCGAAACTACTGAAACTCCCGTTTCCGCTCCTGAAGCTTAA
- a CDS encoding HEAT repeat domain-containing protein yields the protein MVNCSKCGHEFLCDREKLIPKKPFAKAKKAISVSTPRDRREVIQSALMETGLIQLMCLCASLVIAAGCLWLFYNASSEMDGTSFLSMLQQPQQKAFALFFACLAGGLMACAGRRHKIVFILLGFLVAGGIASLPFAYPVKLNPSLRTGREHIPQPEEEDVSGFTGMGWEQAAGPAASVQNYGEGDLKPLFAAIDRKEDQGVLGAWVVGVNGANRDMVKAYLKRMTQSEDEPIFYDRKGTGGGLFVITPTPITFKEFVDVASKMGKVTLQDKERFFVEVVLNRDKFEARPASAALQDERHQYFVLANLKELSCLDIRRVIAAAKRLASVEPDRMSPEVSAKLVELLREPWGRDAEYVTALASALVVWGRPEDAEAQRVVYYVATELKKADCDIPASLVRFLLHGPEKKNFALLLDEWKKDPQKWEEECKAAGPTGEADIIRLMNESDDFVLKRSAARILGEIGSEASLSALKAFTRDTDNELRLCAELSVNLIEKRLGIDSSGRASQ from the coding sequence ATGGTGAATTGTAGCAAATGCGGCCATGAGTTTCTCTGCGACAGGGAAAAGCTGATCCCCAAAAAACCTTTCGCCAAGGCGAAGAAGGCCATTTCCGTCAGTACCCCGAGGGACCGGCGGGAAGTTATTCAGAGCGCGTTGATGGAGACGGGGCTGATTCAGCTGATGTGCCTTTGCGCGTCCCTGGTCATTGCCGCCGGCTGTCTCTGGCTTTTTTACAATGCGTCTTCCGAGATGGACGGAACCTCATTCCTTTCCATGCTGCAGCAGCCCCAGCAGAAGGCGTTCGCCCTGTTTTTCGCCTGTCTGGCCGGGGGGCTGATGGCATGTGCCGGGCGGAGGCACAAGATTGTTTTCATCCTGCTGGGCTTTCTGGTCGCCGGGGGCATCGCTTCCCTGCCTTTCGCTTATCCGGTGAAACTGAACCCCTCCCTGCGTACCGGCAGGGAACATATTCCCCAGCCTGAGGAGGAAGATGTTTCCGGCTTTACCGGCATGGGCTGGGAACAGGCGGCCGGTCCGGCCGCTTCCGTACAGAATTATGGGGAAGGGGACTTGAAACCGTTGTTTGCCGCCATTGACCGCAAGGAAGACCAGGGAGTGCTGGGCGCGTGGGTGGTCGGGGTGAACGGAGCCAACCGGGACATGGTGAAGGCGTATTTGAAGAGGATGACCCAGTCCGAGGACGAACCTATTTTTTACGACCGCAAGGGAACGGGAGGCGGGTTGTTCGTAATTACCCCCACTCCTATTACGTTCAAGGAGTTTGTAGATGTGGCCTCCAAGATGGGGAAAGTGACCTTGCAGGACAAGGAACGCTTTTTTGTGGAAGTGGTGCTGAACCGGGACAAGTTTGAAGCCCGGCCCGCTTCCGCCGCATTGCAGGATGAACGCCACCAGTATTTCGTGCTGGCTAATTTGAAGGAATTGTCCTGCCTGGATATCCGGCGCGTCATTGCCGCGGCCAAGCGCCTGGCGTCCGTGGAGCCTGACCGGATGAGCCCTGAAGTTTCCGCCAAGCTGGTGGAGCTTCTCCGGGAGCCGTGGGGCCGTGATGCGGAGTATGTGACCGCGCTGGCCTCCGCCCTGGTGGTGTGGGGCCGTCCGGAGGATGCGGAGGCCCAGCGTGTGGTTTATTATGTAGCCACGGAGCTGAAGAAGGCGGATTGTGATATTCCGGCTTCCCTGGTCAGGTTTTTGCTGCACGGTCCGGAAAAGAAAAACTTTGCGCTGCTTCTGGATGAGTGGAAAAAGGACCCGCAGAAGTGGGAGGAGGAGTGCAAGGCGGCAGGCCCCACGGGGGAAGCGGACATCATCCGCCTGATGAATGAGTCCGATGATTTTGTGCTGAAGCGCTCCGCCGCCCGCATTTTGGGAGAAATCGGTTCGGAAGCTTCCCTTTCCGCGCTCAAGGCCTTCACCAGGGATACGGATAATGAATTGCGCCTGTGCGCGGAGCTGTCCGTGAACCTGATTGAAAAGCGGCTGGGGATAGATTCTTCCGGCAGGGCCTCCCAATAG